In Kineococcus rhizosphaerae, the following proteins share a genomic window:
- a CDS encoding class I SAM-dependent RNA methyltransferase, which produces MSPAPTRRRRTRPARPAGPDARGTEIEVEVGPVAHGGHCVARHEGRVVFVRHALPGERVVARVTEGAEGAKFWRADAVRVLRADAARVEPPCPVAGPGLCGGCDFQHATPARQRELKAAVVAEQFRRLASLDVDVSVEEAPGGGEEPGDGLRWRTRTQFAVDAEGRTGLRAHRSHAVVALQDCPISTRAVVGSGVLAQRFGNVETVEVAAGSDGAAPLVVATPVVGTHAHLPKLAAASVAVRTPEGLHRVSGRTWVGERIGVRGREHDFRVSGAGFWQVHPAAPALLGEAVLAALEPRAGERALDLYSGVGLFTALLADAVGAEGHVLAVEGSERAVRDARKSLHALEQVELWAGAVEEALTDDELVRRGADVVVLDPPRSGAGRDTVAAIAGLAPRAVAYVACDPAALARDTAFLAGHGYVLDGLRAFDLFPMTHHVECVARFVRAATVPTPPQA; this is translated from the coding sequence GTGAGTCCCGCCCCCACCCGCCGGCGCCGCACCCGCCCGGCCCGCCCCGCCGGACCCGACGCCCGCGGCACCGAGATCGAGGTCGAGGTCGGGCCCGTCGCCCACGGCGGGCACTGCGTGGCCCGTCACGAGGGCCGGGTCGTCTTCGTCCGGCACGCCCTGCCCGGCGAGCGGGTCGTCGCCCGCGTCACCGAGGGCGCCGAGGGCGCGAAGTTCTGGCGGGCCGACGCCGTCCGGGTCCTGCGGGCCGACGCAGCCCGCGTCGAGCCGCCGTGCCCCGTCGCCGGCCCCGGGCTGTGCGGCGGCTGCGACTTCCAGCACGCCACCCCCGCCAGGCAGCGCGAGCTGAAGGCCGCCGTGGTCGCCGAGCAGTTCCGCCGGCTGGCCTCCCTGGACGTCGACGTGAGCGTCGAGGAGGCCCCCGGCGGCGGCGAGGAGCCCGGGGACGGCCTGCGCTGGCGCACCCGCACCCAGTTCGCCGTCGACGCCGAGGGCCGCACCGGGTTGCGCGCGCACCGCTCGCACGCCGTGGTCGCGCTGCAGGACTGCCCCATCAGCACCCGCGCCGTCGTCGGCTCCGGCGTCCTGGCCCAGCGCTTCGGCAACGTCGAGACCGTGGAGGTCGCCGCCGGGTCCGACGGCGCCGCCCCGCTGGTGGTCGCCACGCCGGTGGTCGGCACCCACGCGCACCTGCCCAAGCTGGCCGCCGCCTCGGTCGCGGTGCGCACCCCGGAGGGGCTGCACCGCGTCTCCGGGCGCACGTGGGTGGGGGAGCGGATCGGCGTGCGGGGCCGCGAGCACGACTTCCGCGTCAGCGGCGCCGGCTTCTGGCAGGTCCACCCCGCCGCGCCCGCCCTGCTGGGCGAGGCCGTCCTCGCCGCGCTGGAACCGCGGGCCGGTGAGCGCGCCCTCGACCTCTACTCCGGCGTCGGCCTGTTCACCGCGCTGCTGGCCGACGCCGTCGGCGCCGAGGGCCACGTGCTGGCCGTCGAGGGGTCCGAGCGGGCCGTGCGCGACGCGCGCAAGTCCCTGCACGCCCTCGAGCAGGTCGAGCTGTGGGCCGGGGCCGTCGAGGAGGCCCTCACCGACGACGAGCTCGTGCGGCGGGGGGCCGACGTGGTCGTCCTCGACCCGCCCCGCTCCGGCGCCGGCCGCGACACCGTGGCCGCGATCGCGGGGCTGGCCCCCCGGGCCGTCGCCTACGTCGCCTGCGACCCCGCCGCCCTGGCCCGCGACACCGCCTTCCTGGCCGGGCACGGGTACGTCCTGGACGGCCTGCGGGCCTTCGACCTGTTCCCCATGACCCACCACGTGGAGTGCGTCGCGCGGTTCGTCCGCGCCGCGACGGTCCCCACCCCGCCGCAGGCCTGA
- a CDS encoding APC family permease — MPSVTEAVKRVLVGRPFRSERLSETLLPKRIALPVFASDALSSVAYAPDEIFLTLSIAGIAAYAFSPWIVAAVVLVMFVVVASYRQNVHAYPSGGGDYEVATVNLGPNAGLTVGSALLVDYVLTVAVSISSGAQYAAAAIPVLRGHEALFAVGLVLLLMTANLRGLRESGAAFAVPTYIFMFSILGMAVYGFVRLLLGDLPDAPSGDLTLTAEHDISGGLTSLAGAFLVLRAFSSGAAALTGVEAISNGVPAFRKPKSKNAATTLLLLGLTSVTMLVGIVTLARATHVRFAEDPARQLLRDGVPVGDSYVQDPIIGQLAATVFDHLPVAFYVVTAATGVILVLAANTAFNGFPVLGSILARDGFLPKQLHTRGDRLAFSNGIIALAVAAIVLIVAYDAEVTRLIQLYIVGVFVSFTMSQTGMIRHWTRHLRTETDPAKRAAMRRSRVINSIGLGLTGLVLVIVLLTKFTQGAYIAILAMVVVFVNMKLIRRHYTNVAREIEIPAERQAKALPTGVRGIVLVSKIHKPTMRALAYARAAKLTDLQAVTVAVEPEESAALQQRWEALGVPVPLTVLDSPYRDVTKPVLEFVRSMRQRYPRDLVIVYVPEYVVGHWWETFLHNQSALRLRARLRYQPGVMVASVPWQLSSSAGLEDRVERSAPGTVRRGAFGPGPVQPPTRSQEQP, encoded by the coding sequence GTGCCCTCTGTGACCGAAGCGGTCAAGCGCGTCCTGGTGGGACGGCCGTTCCGCAGCGAACGCCTGTCCGAGACGCTGCTGCCCAAGCGCATCGCGCTGCCCGTCTTCGCCTCCGACGCCCTCAGCTCGGTCGCCTACGCCCCCGACGAGATCTTCCTGACCCTGTCGATCGCGGGGATCGCGGCCTACGCGTTCTCGCCGTGGATCGTCGCCGCGGTCGTGCTGGTCATGTTCGTCGTGGTCGCCTCCTACCGGCAGAACGTGCACGCCTACCCCTCCGGGGGCGGGGACTACGAGGTCGCGACGGTCAACCTGGGCCCCAACGCCGGTCTGACGGTCGGCAGCGCGCTGCTCGTCGACTACGTGCTGACCGTCGCCGTCTCGATCTCCTCGGGTGCGCAGTACGCGGCGGCCGCGATCCCGGTCCTGCGCGGGCACGAGGCCCTGTTCGCGGTCGGGCTCGTCCTGCTGCTGATGACGGCCAACCTGCGCGGGCTGCGCGAGAGCGGCGCGGCGTTCGCCGTGCCCACGTACATCTTCATGTTCTCGATCCTGGGGATGGCGGTCTACGGGTTCGTGCGCCTGCTGCTGGGGGACCTGCCCGACGCCCCGAGCGGGGACCTCACCCTGACCGCCGAGCACGACATCTCCGGCGGCCTGACCAGCCTGGCGGGGGCCTTCCTCGTCCTGCGCGCCTTCTCCTCCGGCGCTGCGGCCCTGACGGGGGTGGAGGCCATCAGCAACGGCGTGCCGGCCTTCCGCAAGCCCAAGAGCAAGAACGCCGCCACGACGCTGCTGCTGCTGGGCCTGACGAGCGTCACCATGCTCGTGGGCATCGTGACCCTGGCCCGCGCCACCCACGTCCGCTTCGCCGAGGACCCCGCGCGGCAGCTGCTGCGCGACGGGGTGCCCGTGGGCGACTCCTACGTCCAGGACCCGATCATCGGCCAGCTCGCCGCGACCGTCTTCGACCACCTCCCGGTGGCCTTCTACGTTGTCACGGCCGCCACCGGCGTCATCCTGGTCCTGGCCGCCAACACCGCCTTCAACGGCTTCCCGGTGCTCGGCTCGATCCTGGCCCGCGACGGCTTCCTGCCCAAGCAGCTGCACACCCGCGGGGACCGGCTGGCGTTCTCCAACGGCATCATCGCGCTGGCGGTGGCGGCCATCGTCCTCATCGTCGCCTACGACGCCGAGGTCACCCGGCTCATCCAGCTCTACATCGTCGGCGTCTTCGTGTCGTTCACCATGAGCCAGACCGGCATGATCCGGCACTGGACGCGGCACCTGCGCACCGAGACCGACCCGGCCAAGCGCGCGGCCATGCGCCGCTCGCGGGTCATCAACAGCATCGGCCTGGGGCTGACCGGCCTGGTCCTGGTCATCGTCCTGCTGACGAAGTTCACCCAGGGCGCCTACATCGCGATCCTGGCCATGGTCGTCGTCTTCGTGAACATGAAGCTCATCCGCCGCCACTACACGAACGTGGCGCGCGAGATCGAGATCCCCGCCGAGCGGCAGGCCAAGGCGCTGCCCACCGGGGTGCGCGGCATCGTGCTCGTCTCCAAGATCCACAAGCCGACGATGCGGGCCCTGGCCTACGCCCGCGCCGCCAAGCTCACCGACCTGCAGGCCGTGACGGTCGCGGTCGAGCCGGAGGAGTCCGCCGCGCTGCAGCAGCGGTGGGAGGCCCTGGGCGTGCCCGTCCCGCTGACCGTCCTGGACTCCCCGTACCGCGACGTCACCAAACCCGTCCTGGAGTTCGTGCGGTCGATGCGCCAGCGCTACCCCCGCGACCTCGTCATCGTCTACGTCCCCGAGTACGTCGTCGGGCACTGGTGGGAGACGTTCCTGCACAACCAGTCCGCCCTGCGGCTGCGTGCCCGCCTGCGCTACCAGCCGGGGGTCATGGTCGCCAGCGTGCCCTGGCAGCTCAGCAGCTCCGCCGGGCTGGAGGACCGCGTCGAGCGCTCCGCCCCCGGCACCGTCCGCCGCGGCGCCTTCGGGCCCGGTCCCGTCCAGCCGCCCACCCGATCCCAGGAGCAACCGTGA
- a CDS encoding potassium channel family protein encodes MHFVIMGCGRVGSSLALTVEQRGHSVAVVDQNADAFRRLGPAFAGRRVTGVGFDHDTLVEAGIHEAHAFAAVSSGDNSNILAARVAREKFDVENVVARIYDPGRAEVYERLGIPTIATVRWTADQVLRRLVPEGAVSEFRDASGRVVLVEVPVHEAWVGRPLSALEAAAGVRVAYVTRLGQGLVPAKGMAYQEDDIVHVVVADERLAAAAAVLAAAPEEGA; translated from the coding sequence GTGCACTTCGTGATCATGGGCTGCGGCCGGGTCGGTTCGAGCCTGGCCCTCACCGTCGAGCAGCGGGGTCACAGCGTCGCGGTCGTCGACCAGAACGCCGACGCCTTCCGCCGCCTGGGCCCGGCCTTCGCGGGCCGGCGCGTCACCGGGGTCGGCTTCGACCACGACACCCTCGTCGAGGCCGGGATCCACGAGGCCCACGCGTTCGCCGCGGTCTCTTCCGGGGACAACTCCAACATCCTCGCCGCCCGCGTGGCGCGCGAGAAGTTCGACGTCGAGAACGTCGTGGCCCGCATCTACGACCCGGGCCGGGCCGAGGTCTACGAGCGCCTGGGCATCCCCACGATCGCCACGGTCCGCTGGACGGCGGACCAGGTCCTGCGCCGGCTCGTGCCCGAGGGCGCCGTCAGCGAGTTCCGCGACGCCTCCGGGCGCGTCGTGCTCGTCGAGGTCCCGGTCCACGAGGCGTGGGTGGGCCGGCCCCTGTCGGCGCTGGAGGCCGCCGCGGGCGTGCGCGTCGCGTACGTGACGCGGCTGGGGCAGGGTCTGGTGCCGGCCAAGGGCATGGCCTACCAGGAGGACGACATCGTGCACGTGGTCGTGGCCGACGAGCGCCTCGCCGCGGCCGCGGCCGTGCTGGCCGCCGCGCCGGAGGAGGGAGCCTGA
- a CDS encoding potassium channel family protein, which yields MRVVIAGAGIVGRSIARELLGNGHRVLLIDRSPAAMKITSVPDAQWLLADACEIVSLDEAELADCDVVVAATGDDKANLVVSLLAKTEYGVPRTVARVNNPKNEWLFDEAWGVDVAVSTPRLMTALVEEAVSVGELVRLFTFQQGQASMSEYTLEDGSPVLGRTVAEVRLPEDTVLVAIVRNERPLPPSPDDVLEPGDHLLFLSVPDAEAELRSILGAP from the coding sequence ATGCGCGTCGTCATCGCCGGCGCCGGCATCGTCGGGCGCTCCATCGCCCGGGAACTGCTCGGCAACGGCCACCGGGTGCTGCTCATCGACCGCAGCCCCGCCGCCATGAAGATCACCAGCGTCCCGGACGCGCAGTGGCTGCTCGCCGACGCCTGCGAGATCGTCAGCCTCGACGAGGCCGAGCTCGCCGACTGCGACGTCGTCGTGGCCGCCACGGGCGACGACAAGGCCAACCTGGTCGTCTCGCTGCTGGCCAAGACCGAGTACGGCGTCCCGCGCACCGTGGCCCGCGTCAACAACCCGAAGAACGAGTGGCTGTTCGACGAGGCCTGGGGCGTGGACGTGGCCGTCTCGACCCCCCGGCTCATGACCGCCCTCGTCGAGGAGGCCGTCTCCGTCGGCGAGCTCGTGCGCCTGTTCACGTTCCAGCAGGGCCAGGCGTCGATGTCGGAGTACACCCTGGAGGACGGCAGCCCCGTGCTGGGCCGCACCGTCGCCGAGGTCAGGCTGCCCGAGGACACCGTCCTGGTCGCCATCGTCCGCAACGAGCGGCCCCTGCCGCCGAGCCCGGACGACGTCCTCGAACCCGGCGACCACCTGCTGTTCCTGTCCGTGCCGGACGCCGAGGCGGAGCTGAGGTCGATCCTCGGAGCCCCCTGA
- a CDS encoding ATP-binding cassette domain-containing protein encodes MAATPRRDPADVHPADAHHLIRVHGARENNLDDVSVDLPKRRLTVFTGVSGSGKSSLVFATIAAESQRMINETYSTFVQGFMPPLARPDVDVLDGLTTAIVVDQQRMGGDTRSTVGTATDANALLRILFSRLGRPSIGGPGAFSFNVASVSARGSVTVAKGAGRKEVVADFSRTGGMCPRCEGRGSVDDVNLDELYDASRSINEGAIKVPGYSVDGWYGRIYNGCGFFSADTPIADFTAQELEAFLHAEPVRLKVDGINVTYEGLVPKIRKSMLSKDVDSLQPHVRAFVERVATFTACPDCDGTRLAEGARNCRIAGVSIADACRMQVSDLAGWIAGIPEPGVAPLLQNLRGVLDSFVEIGLGYLSLERASGTLSGGEAQRVKMIRHLGSALTDTTYVFDEPTTGLHPHDVQRMNDLLLRLRDKGNTVLVVEHKPEAIAVADHVVDLGPGAGPAGGRVCYEGTVEGLRASGTVTGRHLDDRAALKTAVRTSTGTLEVRGASANNLRDVDVDVPLGVLVVVTGVAGSGKSSLVHGAVSPREGVVTVDQTPVRGSRRSNPATYTGLLEPVRKQFAKVNGVKPALFSANSEGACPTCGGNGVVYTDLAVVAGVATTCEDCEGRRFQASVLEHRLGGLNIAEVLALPVTQALAHFGAGEARTPAAQAVLARLADVGLGYLTLGQPLTTLSGGERQRLKLATHLGEQGGILVLDEPTAGLHLADVEQLLGLLDRLVDSGRSVVVIEHHQAVVAHADWVVDLGPGAGHDGGRVVFEGTPADLVAARSTLTGEHLARYVGAPGA; translated from the coding sequence ATGGCCGCGACCCCACGCCGGGACCCCGCCGACGTCCACCCCGCCGACGCCCACCACCTCATCCGCGTGCACGGCGCGCGGGAGAACAACCTCGACGACGTCAGCGTCGACCTGCCCAAGCGGCGGCTGACGGTCTTCACGGGCGTCTCCGGGTCGGGCAAGAGCTCGCTGGTGTTCGCCACGATCGCCGCGGAGTCGCAGCGGATGATCAACGAGACGTACTCGACGTTCGTCCAGGGGTTCATGCCCCCGCTGGCCCGGCCCGACGTCGACGTCCTCGACGGGCTGACGACGGCCATCGTCGTCGACCAGCAGCGGATGGGCGGGGACACCCGCTCCACCGTGGGGACGGCGACGGACGCCAACGCCCTGCTGCGCATCCTGTTCAGCCGGCTCGGGCGACCGTCCATCGGGGGGCCGGGGGCGTTCTCGTTCAACGTCGCCTCCGTCTCGGCCCGGGGGTCGGTGACGGTCGCCAAGGGCGCCGGCCGCAAGGAGGTCGTCGCGGACTTCTCGCGCACCGGGGGGATGTGCCCGCGCTGCGAGGGCCGGGGATCGGTGGACGACGTGAACCTCGACGAGCTGTACGACGCCTCCAGGTCGATCAACGAGGGGGCCATCAAGGTCCCCGGGTACTCGGTGGACGGCTGGTACGGGCGCATCTACAACGGCTGCGGGTTCTTCTCGGCCGACACGCCGATCGCGGACTTCACGGCGCAGGAGCTCGAGGCGTTCCTGCACGCCGAGCCGGTGCGCCTGAAGGTCGACGGCATCAACGTCACCTACGAGGGCCTGGTCCCGAAGATCCGGAAGTCGATGCTGTCCAAGGACGTCGACTCCCTGCAACCGCACGTGCGGGCCTTCGTCGAGCGCGTCGCGACGTTCACGGCCTGCCCCGACTGCGACGGCACCCGGCTGGCCGAGGGCGCGCGGAACTGCCGGATCGCCGGGGTGAGCATCGCCGACGCCTGCCGGATGCAGGTCTCCGACCTCGCCGGCTGGATCGCCGGGATCCCCGAGCCCGGCGTGGCGCCCCTGCTGCAGAACCTGCGCGGGGTGCTGGACTCCTTCGTGGAGATCGGGCTGGGGTACCTGTCGCTGGAACGCGCCTCCGGGACCCTGTCCGGCGGTGAGGCGCAACGGGTCAAGATGATCCGCCACCTCGGCTCGGCGCTGACGGACACGACGTACGTCTTCGACGAACCCACCACGGGCCTGCACCCGCACGACGTCCAGCGCATGAACGACCTGCTGCTGCGGTTGCGGGACAAGGGGAACACCGTGCTCGTCGTCGAGCACAAACCCGAGGCCATCGCCGTCGCCGACCACGTCGTGGACCTCGGGCCCGGAGCCGGGCCGGCCGGCGGGCGGGTCTGCTACGAGGGGACCGTCGAGGGGCTGCGCGCCTCGGGCACCGTCACGGGTCGCCACCTCGACGACCGCGCGGCGCTCAAGACGGCCGTCCGGACCTCGACGGGGACGCTGGAGGTCCGGGGCGCCTCGGCGAACAACCTGCGCGACGTCGACGTCGACGTGCCCCTCGGCGTCCTCGTCGTCGTCACGGGGGTGGCCGGTTCGGGCAAGAGTTCCCTCGTCCACGGCGCGGTGTCCCCGCGTGAAGGGGTCGTCACCGTCGACCAGACCCCCGTCCGCGGGTCACGGCGCAGCAACCCCGCGACGTACACGGGGCTGCTCGAACCGGTCCGCAAGCAGTTCGCGAAGGTCAACGGGGTCAAACCCGCGCTGTTCAGCGCGAACTCCGAGGGGGCCTGTCCCACCTGCGGCGGCAACGGGGTGGTCTACACCGACCTCGCCGTCGTGGCCGGGGTCGCGACGACGTGCGAGGACTGCGAGGGTCGCCGGTTCCAGGCCTCCGTGCTGGAGCACCGGCTGGGCGGGCTGAACATCGCCGAGGTCCTCGCGCTGCCCGTGACGCAGGCCCTCGCCCACTTCGGCGCCGGCGAGGCCAGGACGCCGGCCGCGCAGGCCGTCCTGGCCCGCCTCGCCGACGTGGGCCTGGGGTACCTGACCCTCGGCCAGCCCCTGACGACGTTGTCCGGCGGCGAACGCCAGCGGCTGAAGCTGGCCACCCACCTGGGCGAGCAGGGCGGGATCCTGGTCCTGGACGAACCCACGGCGGGTCTGCACCTGGCCGACGTCGAGCAGCTGCTCGGGCTGCTGGACCGGCTCGTGGACTCCGGCCGCTCCGTCGTGGTCATCGAGCACCACCAGGCCGTGGTGGCCCACGCCGACTGGGTCGTCGACCTCGGGCCCGGCGCCGGGCACGACGGTGGCCGGGTCGTGTTCGAGGGGACCCCCGCCGACCTGGTGGCGGCCCGCTCGACGCTCACCGGTGAGCACCTGGCGCGGTACGTCGGGGCCCCGGGCGCGTGA
- the trmB gene encoding tRNA (guanosine(46)-N7)-methyltransferase TrmB, which translates to MSPSPVPPGPPVQSFKLRRGRMGVVRQEALAEHLGRFEVRPDTDLDPRALFGDDNPVVLEIGSGMGDATLEMAQAAPDVNVLAAEVHTPGIGALLQGIVERGLTNVRLLEADGRAYLTERVRPATLAGVRVYFPDPWPKARHHKRRLVNPAFVALVADRLVAGGTLHCATDWEPYAEQMVEVIGADPAFTLDPDRSRPSWRPVTRFERRGLDLGHVVNDVLARRR; encoded by the coding sequence GTGAGCCCCTCGCCCGTGCCCCCCGGTCCCCCCGTGCAGTCCTTCAAGCTCCGCCGCGGACGGATGGGCGTGGTCCGGCAGGAGGCGCTGGCCGAGCACCTGGGGCGCTTCGAGGTCCGCCCCGACACCGACCTGGACCCGCGGGCGCTGTTCGGCGACGACAACCCCGTCGTCCTGGAGATCGGGTCCGGGATGGGCGACGCGACGCTGGAGATGGCCCAGGCGGCGCCGGACGTGAACGTCCTGGCGGCCGAGGTGCACACCCCCGGCATCGGGGCGCTCCTGCAGGGGATCGTCGAGCGCGGGCTGACGAACGTCCGACTGCTGGAGGCCGACGGCCGGGCGTACCTCACCGAGCGCGTGCGCCCCGCGACCCTGGCGGGGGTGCGCGTCTACTTCCCCGACCCGTGGCCGAAGGCCCGCCACCACAAGCGCCGGCTGGTCAACCCGGCGTTCGTGGCGCTGGTGGCCGACCGGCTGGTCGCGGGCGGGACGCTGCACTGCGCGACCGACTGGGAGCCCTACGCCGAGCAGATGGTGGAGGTCATCGGCGCGGACCCGGCGTTCACCCTCGACCCGGACCGGTCGCGACCGTCGTGGCGGCCCGTCACGCGGTTCGAGCGGCGCGGGCTGGACCTCGGCCACGTCGTCAACGACGTCCTGGCCCGCCGGCGCTGA
- a CDS encoding class I SAM-dependent methyltransferase, translating into MPGPGHFDAHAAAYDRGRPPYPPALWERLRPLVRRGTRVVDLGAGTGLATGPLLAAGAAVTAVEPGPALADLLRARFPTATVLRATAETADLPEGGFDLAVAATAVHWFDLDAVLPRLHRALVAGGCFAVWRTAFGDPGVPLSPFRRRVAEITAARSAPPRPGPGELDTGQWAARLTCGGWFTVRAVEEFAWSVELGTEQVRDLFTTFSDWSAHEVALAADAVRDLGGSVTEHYRTPLVLLDR; encoded by the coding sequence GTGCCGGGGCCGGGTCACTTCGACGCCCACGCCGCCGCGTACGACCGGGGCCGCCCGCCCTACCCGCCGGCCCTGTGGGAGCGGCTGCGCCCCCTGGTGCGTCGCGGGACCCGCGTCGTCGACCTGGGCGCCGGCACCGGGCTGGCCACGGGCCCCCTGCTGGCCGCCGGGGCCGCCGTGACCGCTGTCGAACCCGGCCCGGCGCTCGCGGACCTGCTGCGGGCCCGGTTCCCGACCGCGACGGTGCTGCGGGCGACGGCGGAGACCGCCGACCTGCCCGAGGGCGGGTTCGACCTGGCCGTCGCCGCCACCGCGGTGCACTGGTTCGACCTCGACGCGGTGCTGCCCCGGCTGCACCGGGCCCTGGTGGCCGGTGGGTGCTTCGCGGTGTGGCGCACCGCCTTCGGCGACCCGGGCGTGCCCCTCAGCCCGTTCCGCCGGCGGGTGGCCGAGATCACCGCGGCGCGCTCGGCCCCGCCCCGGCCGGGTCCGGGCGAGCTCGACACCGGGCAGTGGGCGGCGCGCCTGACCTGCGGGGGCTGGTTCACGGTCCGCGCCGTCGAGGAGTTCGCGTGGTCGGTCGAGCTGGGGACCGAGCAGGTGCGGGACCTGTTCACGACGTTCAGCGACTGGTCCGCGCACGAGGTCGCGCTCGCCGCCGACGCGGTGCGCGACCTCGGCGGGTCGGTCACCGAGCACTACCGCACACCCCTCGTGCTGCTGGATCGGTGA
- a CDS encoding DUF3159 domain-containing protein yields the protein MNDPQTVEELVRHRLSAALGGWRGLVDSAVAPLAFLVGWLTTRDLMVSVGASLAVMLVALVVRVARRETLQFALGGILVTAVAAFIASRTGRAQDVFLPGILLNLALAVVFAVSMVSRWPVVGFLVGAVTEEPTAWRRDRGVVSLCQKLTGLLLAGYLVRAGVQLPLYLAGHTTALAVTKLVLGWPLLLLGIAIAGVMLLRGRTPLQAVHAEAEDPLPEG from the coding sequence GTGAACGACCCGCAGACGGTCGAGGAACTCGTCCGCCACCGGCTGTCGGCCGCCCTCGGGGGCTGGCGCGGCCTGGTGGACTCGGCCGTCGCCCCGCTGGCGTTCCTCGTCGGCTGGCTCACGACCCGCGACCTGATGGTCTCCGTCGGGGCCTCCCTCGCCGTGATGCTCGTCGCCCTCGTCGTGCGCGTCGCCCGCCGCGAGACCCTGCAGTTCGCCCTCGGGGGCATCCTCGTCACCGCGGTCGCGGCGTTCATCGCCTCGCGCACCGGCCGGGCCCAGGACGTGTTCCTGCCCGGCATCCTGCTCAACCTCGCCCTGGCGGTCGTCTTCGCCGTCTCGATGGTCAGCCGGTGGCCCGTCGTCGGGTTCCTGGTCGGGGCCGTCACCGAGGAACCCACCGCCTGGCGCCGCGACCGCGGCGTCGTCTCGTTGTGCCAGAAGCTCACGGGTCTGCTGCTGGCGGGGTACCTGGTCCGCGCCGGCGTGCAACTGCCCCTCTACCTCGCGGGCCACACCACGGCGCTGGCCGTGACGAAGCTCGTCCTCGGCTGGCCCCTGCTGCTGCTGGGCATCGCGATCGCGGGCGTCATGCTGCTGCGCGGGCGCACACCCCTGCAGGCGGTCCACGCCGAGGCCGAGGACCCGCTGCCCGAGGGCTGA
- a CDS encoding OB-fold nucleic acid binding domain-containing protein, whose amino-acid sequence MSKSSVLSTPLWRRALARFTASESDLAAEEAQEDAVRNGGTPCDQIPDRTKACVCGTLRSVTLRPRGGVPALEAELFDGSGSVQLVWLGRRKIAGVEPGRRVKARGLVACDDGQRVIFNPVYELVCPEKV is encoded by the coding sequence GTGTCGAAGTCCTCGGTGCTGAGCACGCCGCTGTGGCGGCGCGCGCTCGCACGTTTCACCGCCTCGGAGTCCGACCTCGCCGCCGAGGAGGCGCAGGAGGACGCCGTGCGCAACGGCGGGACCCCCTGCGACCAGATCCCCGACCGGACGAAGGCCTGCGTCTGCGGGACCCTGCGCTCGGTCACCCTGCGCCCCCGCGGCGGGGTCCCCGCGCTCGAGGCCGAGCTGTTCGACGGGTCCGGCTCGGTCCAGCTCGTCTGGCTGGGCCGGCGCAAGATCGCCGGCGTCGAGCCCGGTCGCCGCGTCAAGGCCCGGGGCCTGGTCGCGTGCGACGACGGCCAGCGGGTCATCTTCAACCCCGTCTACGAGCTCGTCTGCCCCGAGAAGGTCTAG
- a CDS encoding DUF3710 domain-containing protein yields MSLFRRRKVAESAEPAEDATGGVTGGSESVTTAESGAEPATAAHGVVDDPEARAAAEAVSEAVSGTSGNPADPAVEESDPFDRSQGPWDVSEVGEDEGRLALGGLQLVGREGMELRFEVEEAGGRVIAVTVGLNGSTVQLQAFAAPRTAGVWDEIRHEIAEAVVAQGGSADVQDGALGRELLCRLPVRTEDGRTAHQPTRFAGVDGPRWFLRAVFAGPAAHDPAAAAELESVVRDTVVVRGSEAMAPRELIPLELPQQPDQAQPAPAADAAEGAADGGGREELKPFERGPEITEVR; encoded by the coding sequence GTGAGCCTGTTCCGCCGCCGCAAGGTCGCCGAGAGCGCCGAACCCGCCGAGGACGCCACGGGGGGTGTCACGGGCGGTTCGGAGTCGGTCACCACGGCCGAGTCCGGCGCCGAACCCGCCACCGCCGCCCACGGCGTGGTCGACGACCCCGAGGCCCGCGCGGCCGCCGAGGCCGTCTCCGAGGCCGTCTCCGGGACCTCCGGGAACCCCGCGGACCCCGCCGTCGAGGAGTCCGACCCCTTCGACCGCTCGCAGGGCCCGTGGGACGTCTCCGAGGTCGGCGAGGACGAGGGGCGCCTGGCGCTCGGCGGTCTGCAGCTGGTGGGCCGCGAGGGCATGGAGCTGCGGTTCGAGGTCGAGGAGGCCGGGGGCCGGGTCATCGCCGTCACCGTCGGCCTGAACGGCTCCACCGTCCAGCTGCAGGCGTTCGCCGCGCCCCGCACCGCGGGCGTCTGGGACGAGATCCGCCACGAGATCGCCGAGGCCGTGGTCGCCCAGGGCGGCTCCGCCGACGTCCAGGACGGGGCGCTGGGCCGCGAGCTGCTGTGCCGCCTGCCCGTGCGCACCGAGGACGGGCGCACGGCCCACCAGCCGACCCGGTTCGCCGGCGTCGACGGGCCGCGCTGGTTCCTGCGGGCCGTCTTCGCCGGGCCCGCCGCCCACGACCCGGCGGCCGCGGCCGAGCTCGAGTCCGTCGTGCGCGACACGGTCGTGGTGCGCGGCAGCGAGGCCATGGCCCCGCGCGAGCTCATCCCCCTCGAGCTGCCGCAGCAGCCCGACCAGGCCCAGCCCGCCCCGGCCGCCGACGCGGCGGAGGGCGCGGCGGACGGCGGCGGGCGCGAGGAGCTCAAGCCCTTCGAGCGCGGACCCGAGATCACCGAGGTGCGCTGA